One window of Aspergillus oryzae RIB40 DNA, chromosome 3 genomic DNA carries:
- a CDS encoding acyl-CoA synthetase (acyl-CoA synthetase) encodes MADVNPQTQSPELASIPSLPLFLAAKNHAQTNPEKIAVIDTTKNQQFTFGQLLADTAALKKQILEQLKLTETGDLQERRIAFLTPNGYDYVVTQWAIWAAGGVTVPLCTTHPVKELLYTIGDSDPSLIILHPSFVHFETPLREGTKNSIPFMDQDPFTQSVAPTAVQLPLFNSQCPLDRRALMIYTSGTTSSPKGCVTTHKNITFQAECLVKAWKYAPSDHLIHVLPLHHVHGIINGLTASFLSGVTVEMHPKFDPKVIWSRWQDRGSSTMFMAVPTIYSRLVDYFETHIRGTEQESAARDGARALRLVVSGSAALPTPIKAKFAEITGQTLLERYGMTEIGMAISCGLEVEKRIDGSVGWPLPGVQVRLTEKETGQVVESVDEDGQIEIKGDNVFLEYWRRPEATVKEFTTDGWFKTGDVARRDASGAYFIQGRASVDLIKSGGYKISALEVERKMLGLDIIQEVAVVGLADEEWGQRVAAVVKQRPGTEPLELQNLRTQLKQEMAPYKIPTVLKLVDNIERNAMGKVNKKTIIQKYWPSA; translated from the exons ATGGCAGA TGTAAACCCGCAAACGCAATCCCCCGAATTAGCATCCATTCCATCCCTCCCACTCTTTCTCGCAGCCAAAAATCATGCGCAAACAAATCCCGAAAAGATTGCCGTCATCGACACAACCAAGAACCAACAATTCACCTTCGGCCAACTCCTCGCCGACACCGCAGCACTAAAGAAACAGATCCTCGAGCAATTGAAGCTCACAGAAACAGGGGACTTACAAGAAAGGCGCATAGCCTTCCTCACACCGAATGGATACGATTACGTCGTTACACAATGGGCCATTTGGGCAGCGGGCGGAGTTACTGTACCACTCT GCACGACGCACCCAGTGAAAGAACTACTATACACAATCGGCGACTCGGATCCGTCGCTGATCATCCTGCATCCAAGCTTCGTGCACTTCGAAACACCCCTGCGGGAGGGGACAAAGAATAGTATCCCTTTCATGGATCAAGATCCGTTTACGCAGAGTGTCGCGCCGACGGCTGTCCAATTGCCGCTGTTTAACTCCCAATGTCCGCTGGATAGGCGCGCCTTGATGATCTATACGTCGGGTACGACTTCTAGTCCGAAGGGCTGTGTTACGACGCATAAGAACATTACGTTTCAGGCGGAGTGCCTAGTTAAGGCGTGGAAATATGCACCCTCGGATCACCTGATTCATGTCTTGCCGCTGCATCATGTGCATGGGATTATTAATGGCCTGACGGCCAGTTTCCTAAGTGGTGTTACCGTTGAGATGCATCCGAAGTTCGATCCCAAGGTCATCTGGTCTCGCTGGCAGGATCGAGGTTCCTCGACCATGTTCATGGCTGTGCCGACTATCTATTCCCGCCTTGTTGACTACTTCGAGACTCATATCCGCGGAACAGAGCAGGAATCCGCGGCGCGGGACGGAGCTCGCGCTCTGCGACTTGTTGTTAGCGGTTCTGCGGCGCTACCCACACCTATTAAGGCGAAGTTCGCAGAGATCACCGGCCAGACGCTCCTCGAGCGCTATGGGATGACTGAGATCGGCATGGCAATTAGCTGCGGACTGGAGGTCGAGAAGCGTATCGACGGGAGTGTCGGGTGGCCGCTTCCCGGCGTTCAGGTACGACTAACCGAGAAGGAAACCGGACAGGTTGTTGAATCGGTGGATGAAGACGGCCAGATTGAGATCAAGGGAGACAACGTTTTCCTGGAGTACTGGCGTCGGCCTGAGGCCACGGTCAAGGAGTTCACCACGGACGGGTGGTTCAAGACCGGGGATGTCGCCAGACGGGATGCATCCGGCGCATACTTTATCCAAGGACGGGCATCCGTCGATCTGATCAAGTCAGGCGGGTACAAGATTTCTGCGTTGGAGGTGGAGCGGAAGATGTTGGGCCTCGACATTATTCAGGAAGTAGCGGTAGTCGGGCTCGCCGATGAGGAGTGGGGACAGCGAGTGGCTGCTGTGGTCAAACAACGCCCTGGA ACCGAACCTCTCGAGCTCCAGAACCTCCGCACACAACTCAAGCAAGAAATGGCACCCTACAAGATCCCCACGGTGCTCAAGCTCGTCGACAACATCGAACGCAACGCAATGGGCAAGGTGAAcaagaaaaccatcatcCAGAAATACTGGCCCTCGGCCTAA
- a CDS encoding uncharacterized protein (predicted protein) — protein MPPKRTLKYYLFLKPIALLLRTLAHTLAPRITPTPNETLHIPSRDPQRTIKVHVYSPPNPPPGKPDKGPLHSTPTPRPVLLNFCGSGYIIQGHGLDNTYCRHIATNTPYTVFDVQYRMAPEHPFPAALEDAEDVLAYVRSQPEIYDVSRVGLSGFSAGGNLATSLAANHEGPFRVLVAFYPVVDATRPLEERRAPEVGGWALPGWFVRFCTVAYLSREFEGGDVRISPIGRAVGGDSGDRGWRVERVLLVSAARDLLALEVEELGGLLLKGGDGEFLKKVVVERVDGVGHAWDKVAKEGTVEWEKMMRAYGMVVDLLN, from the coding sequence atgcCCCCAAAACGAACCCTAAAATactatctcttcctcaaacccatcgccctcctcctccgcacGCTGGCCCACACCCTCGCCCCCCGCataaccccaaccccaaacgAAACCCTTCACATCCCCTCCCGCGACCCCCAAAGAACCATAAAAGTCCACGTCTACAGTCCCCCAAACCCACCCCCCGGCAAACCCGACAAAGGCCCCCTCCACAGCACACCCACGCCCCGCCCCGTCCTCCTCAACTTCTGCGGCAGCGGCTACATCATCCAAGGCCACGGCCTGGACAACACGTACTGCAGGCATATCGCCACGAACACACCCTACACGGTCTTCGACGTGCAATATCGCATGGCACCCGAACACCCCTTCCCCGCTGCTCTGGAAGACGCAGAAGATGTCCTTGCGTATGTGCGCTCGCAGCCGGAGATCTATGATGTGAGTCGAGTGGGGTTGAGCGGGTTTTCTGCTGGGGGGAATTTGGCGACGAGTCTTGCGGCGAATCATGAGGGCCCGTTTAGGGTGCTTGTGGCGTTTTATCCGGTTGTGGATGCTACGAGGCCCCTtgaggagaggagggcgcCCGAGGTTGGGGGGTGGGCTTTGCCCGGGTGGTTTGTGAGGTTCTGTACGGTTGCTTATTTGAGTAGGGAGTTTGAAGGGGGGGATGTGAGGATTTCGCCGATTGGGAGGGCGGTTGGGGGGGATTCTGGTGACCGGGGGTGGAGGGTTGAGAGGGTCTTGTTGGTTTCTGCTGCGAGGGATTTGTTGGCgctggaggtggaggagttGGGCGGGTTGCTTCTGAAGGGGGGGGATGGGGAGTttttgaagaaggttgttgttgagcGGGTTGATGGGGTGGGTCATGCTTGGGATAAGGTGGCTAAGGAGGGGACTGTggagtgggagaagatgatgagggcTTATGGGATGGTCGTGGATTTGTTGAACTAa
- a CDS encoding putative histidine acid phosphatase (multiple inositol polyphosphate phosphatase), producing MGVTLRTLWLLGLSSAASAKAFEPLEHLGANSPWFAGPNVNKIASTVPEECSVDQAIYIVRHGSRYPDPGAYQEWEDLHNAFQSAEYRATGSLSFISDWSPVLRHPDQEISQLSITGYKELIILLSCCGRTTISEPLIPRVVNMVNRLFARGYLGPNASYGDVYVVDADASGAAGNSLATSDQCPNFKDASGGDQITEWQDIYLPPITKRLNGKLSGNLTLTDDQVSLFPYLCGFETQITGQVSPWCDVFTKKEILEYEYAQDLRYYYGTAEKGNDTLQLPPLVVAFTHDNQLNELASLLGVFDDQKPLASNKMDQDRIYVSSNVNPMRGTIAFERLTCTSGGQSTANVRILLNDAVYPIPSCRSGPGSSCPVDQYVQYVAQKRKQYGSFASVCGLPEKNITTAGADGSVTFFTDLTLPFLRVVKP from the exons ATGGGCGTGACACTAAGAACCTTGTGGTTGCTGGGTCTGAGCTCTGCGGCCTCGGCCAAGGCGTTCGAACCTTTGGAGCATTTAGGTGCTAATTCTCCATGGTTTGCGG GGCCCAACGTCAACAAGATTGCATCTACTGTCCCCGAAGAATGCTCCGTGGACCAGGCTATTTACATTGTCCGTCACGGCAGCAGATACCCTGACCCTGGTGCCTACCAGGAATGGGAGGACCTTCACAATGCG TTCCAATCCGCCGAGTATCGCGCTACCGGGTCGCTGAGCTTTATCTCCGACTGGAGTCCGGTGCTTAGGCACCCCGACCAAGAAATTAGTCAGTTGTCCATTACTGGCTATAAGGAGCT GATAATACTCCTTTCTTGCTGTGGGCGAACGACTATCAGCGAACCATTGATTCCGCGAG TGGTTAATATGGTGAACAGACTCTTCGCTCGCGGTTATCTGGGCCCCAATGCTTCTTACGGTGACGTTTATGTTGTCGATGCAGATGCCTCGGGTGCTGCTGGCAACTCCTTGGCTACCTCTGACCAGTGTCCCAACTTTAAGGATGCCAGTGGAGGTGACCAGATCACTGAATGGCAAGATATCTATCTTCCTCCCATCACCAAACGCCTCAATGGAAAACTCTCTGGAAATCTCACTCTCACGGATGACCAGGTCTCTTTGTTCCCTTACCTGTGTGGGTTTGAGACGCAGATTACCGGCCAGGTCAGCCCGTGGTGTGATGTGTTCACTAAGAAAGAGATCCTAGAATACGAATATGCTCAGGATCTGCGCTACTACTACGGCACAG CTGAGAAGGGCAACGATACCCTGCAGTTGCCTCCGCTGGTGGTGGCCTTCACCCATGATAACCAGCTTAACGAACTGGCTTCTCTCTTGGGTGTCTTTGATGACCAGAAACCGCTCGCCTCGAACAAGATGGATCAGGATAGG ATCTACGTTAGCAGCAATGTGAATCCTATGCGTGGGACCATCGCTTTCGAGCGTCTCACTTGCACATCAGGCGGGCAGAGCACGGCTAACGTCCGGATCTTGCTGAACGATGCCGTGTACC CTATCCCGTCTTGCCGCTCGGGACCTGGAAGCAGCTGCCCGGTTGACCAGTACGTCCAGTACGTGGcgcagaaaaggaagcagTACGGGTCGTTCGCCTCGGTTTGCGGCCTCCCTGAGAAAAACATCACGACCGCCGGTGCCGACGGATCAGTGACCTTCTTCACAGATCTCACACTGCCATTCCTGCGCGTGGTCAAACCTTGA
- a CDS encoding uncharacterized protein (permease of the major facilitator superfamily), whose product MAESNKEVDFASTPEKAKTISPTASTLADEHNGINEKALLRKLDMRLLPPLTILYLLSFLDRSNGTNLSNGADGFILIISSHTGNQYLTGLTLYFIGYVLFEVPCNIVLKKTTPRIWLPTLTLVWGIVATLLGVVQNYAGYLVSRTALGIAESGLFPGVVFYLSMWYKRNEQHYRVALFFSAASLAGAFGGVLAWGIAHMRGVGGYNGWRWIFILEGLATVVMSVIAYFWVYNYPSTAEFLSEKERAFIQSRLRNDNDSMRDEKFSWSGVLDAFKDPKVWLYGLGFHTMSLPMYTLSLFLPTIIKELGYTAAEAQLLSVPPYAVAFILTITVAVLSERTRRRAPFVMGSTALACIGYIILLKDHRPGVSYVGTIFAAAGIYPAVAIVLSWPANNVSGQTKRAIANAMQISIGNLGAVLGTQLYRTETSPRYYLGHGFALGYLIANIIVAGILWQVLRRENIRKAEVREREGLQALMGDIGNSEGEFQGDKDPRWIFQT is encoded by the exons ATGGCAGAGTCCAATAAGGAAGTAGATTTTGCTTCCACACccgaaaaagcaaagactATTTCTCCTACAGCGAGCACACTTGCTGATGAACATAATGGCATCAACGAAAAAGCCCTGCTACGGAAACTGGATATGCGACTTCTTCCACCGTTGACAATACTGTATCTCTTGTCATTTTTAGATCGTAGCAATGGTACAAACCTCTCTAATGGAGCAGATGGGTTCATTCTAATTATATCTTCGCATA CTGGGAACCAGTACTTAACGGGGTTGACCCTGTACTTCATCGGTTACGTGCTGTTTGAGGTTCCCTGTAATATCGTGTTAAAGAAAACCACGCCGCGGATCTGGCTTCCCACGCTCACATTGGTCTGGGGTATCGTTGCTACCCTTCTTGGTGTCGTGCAGAATTATGCCGGTTACTTGGTTTCACGGACAG CCCTTGGCATTGCAGAAAGTGGACTTTTCCCTGGAGTTGTATTTTACTTATCTATGTGGTACAAGAGGAATGAGCAGCACTATCGGGTAGCATTGTTCTTCAGCGCTGCATCGCTAGCTGGTGCTTTTGGTGGAGTCCTAGCTTGG GGCATCGCACATATGCGAGGTGTTGGTGGATATAATGGATGGCGGtggatcttcatcctggaAGGGCTGGCAACGGTCGTCATGTCCGTCATTGCTTACTTCTGGGTCTATAATTACCCTTCCACTGCGGAATTTCtgtcagaaaaagaaagggcaTTTATCCAATCTCGCCTGAGAAATGATAATGACTCGATGCGGGACGAGAAGTTCAGCTGGTCAGGGGTTCTGGATGCATTCAAAGATCCGAAGGTCTGGCTATACGGACTAGGTTTTCATACAATGTCCCTTCCAATGTATACgctgtctctttttctg CCTACTATTATCAAAGAGCTAGGGTACACAGCCGCTGAAGCCCAACTTCTCTCCGTGCCCCCGTACGCTGTGGCATTCATTCTCACGATTACTGTTGCCGTCCTTTCAGAGCGCACCCGTCGTCGGGCGCCCTTTGTCATGGGATCCACTGCACTCGCTTGTATCGGTTATATCATCCTCCTAAAGGACCACCGGCCGGGGGTATCCTATGTGGGAACTATCTTTGCCGCAGCCGGGATCTATCCTGCAGTGGCTATTGTGCTCTCTTGGCCGGCTAACAACGTGTCCGGGCAGACAAAGCGCGCGATTGCCAACGCCATGCAGATTTCAATTGGGAACCTTGGGGCTGTTCTAGGCACACAGCTCTATAGAACCGAGACGAGCCCTCGTTATTATCTAGGCCATGGTTTCGCATTGGGATACCTCATTGCGAACATTATCGTTGCAGGCATTCTATGGCAAGTTCTCAGGCGCGAGAATATCCGGAAAGCGGAAGTCCGGGAAAGAGAGGGTTTACAAGCGTTAATGGGTGATATTGGAAATTCCGAAGGTGAATTCCAAGGAGATAAAGACCCTCGGTGGATTTTCCAGACATGA